One genomic region from Phycisphaeraceae bacterium encodes:
- a CDS encoding DUF1801 domain-containing protein, with product MQSNARTVDEYVAQLPADRRAAIQTVRKAILACLPAGYEEGMQYGMIGYYVPHSIYPPGYHCDPSQPLPFAGLASQKGHMSLYLSCIYYSLDERERFERAWAASGARKLDAGKACIRFKKVEDLALDVIADAVQRVSVAAYVAQYEAARVEAGTPAKKSATGPAARTTPAKPAAKKVSKKKVSKVVKEKVAKKKKSTKSPATKATGGKKAEKKQISPTSRARSRAPEPATTTKPRRSTRTRSR from the coding sequence ATGCAAAGCAACGCACGAACGGTTGACGAGTATGTGGCCCAGTTGCCCGCCGATCGCCGGGCAGCGATCCAGACTGTGCGGAAGGCAATTCTCGCTTGCCTTCCCGCGGGCTATGAAGAGGGCATGCAGTACGGCATGATCGGGTACTACGTGCCGCACTCGATCTATCCGCCGGGCTATCACTGCGACCCGTCACAGCCATTGCCTTTCGCGGGCCTCGCCTCGCAGAAGGGGCACATGTCGCTTTACCTGTCGTGCATCTATTACAGCCTTGACGAGCGCGAACGGTTCGAACGCGCGTGGGCTGCTTCGGGTGCCAGGAAACTCGATGCTGGCAAGGCTTGCATTCGATTCAAGAAGGTCGAGGATCTGGCGCTCGATGTCATCGCTGATGCTGTGCAGCGTGTATCCGTCGCTGCGTACGTCGCGCAGTACGAAGCTGCACGTGTCGAAGCTGGCACACCCGCAAAGAAGTCAGCAACTGGACCAGCTGCCAGGACGACTCCAGCCAAGCCTGCTGCGAAGAAGGTGTCAAAGAAGAAAGTGTCAAAGGTTGTCAAAGAGAAAGTAGCGAAGAAGAAAAAGTCAACCAAATCGCCTGCAACGAAAGCGACTGGCGGAAAGAAAGCGGAGAAGAAACAGATCTCCCCAACTTCCCGCGCGCGTTCACGCGCTCCGGAGCCGGCCACGACAACCAAGCCTCGCAGATCAACACGCACCCGTTCGCGCTGA